The Nostoc commune NIES-4072 genome includes a window with the following:
- a CDS encoding Piwi domain-containing protein, whose product MSICFNGFKVELSANTFTAYVQDMPDNRGLRELREKLQSDWFLHWRSGKVYGIPKVPQQEQTFGKPVELKTEEHLQLLAARIDSVLPKIFAQYSAFRFKPFTFLSQKEELVSSIATKIKDLPSLISSFKIKPKFALEAKLVELRHEETFIGLFLRLETRWEILASLSDLQNAGVNLQDLYVVRRQPQPGQRRLVGKISHIYEKTVNLLESFDGITSINEDEVWLEGSKASFVRCLKTLLGDKYDAFESERLIQEANFLTGPALDNILIRMETFLAKKSPMQLAPNLFGYIRDRIEAVNDDSYQTVISASPVEYCFDAARTKRNLYAWKGIEKYGPFSREIFSKKSPEILVLFPDTVQGAVENFLKAFRDGISIKKKVFQDGIEYWEENSKYSGGFAKIFGLVNPKLTLRQIPWLNSKQKPPAVAYREAVAQVLEKTMPDAAIVILLDEHARLPDPENPYLQSKALLLMAGIPVQGIRASTLGQSRYSLQYTLQNLSVALYAKMNGLPWTVDHDLTISDELVIGIGNCELSGSRFFERQRFVGITTVFRGDGNYLLGNLSQECSYSEYPNILKTSTVSILQDIKRRNGWQPGDTVRLVFHAARPFKNLDVADIVAQCVAEVGEEQNIEFAFLTVSHEHPFTLLDKSQQGIVMKDGAKKGQLAPQRGIIVQLGRYTRLLCTNSAALVKMPRSPLPTPLLIHLHPQSTYRDLTYLSEQVLKFTSLSWRSLLPASKPVTIYYSELIAELLARLRNIRDWSPALLNIKLRASKWFL is encoded by the coding sequence ATGTCCATTTGCTTCAACGGGTTTAAGGTAGAACTTTCCGCTAATACGTTCACCGCCTATGTTCAAGACATGCCAGATAATAGAGGGCTACGAGAATTACGAGAAAAACTCCAGTCGGACTGGTTTCTTCATTGGCGCTCTGGCAAAGTCTACGGAATCCCTAAAGTGCCTCAACAAGAACAAACCTTTGGTAAACCTGTTGAATTGAAAACTGAAGAACACCTGCAACTTCTAGCAGCTCGCATTGATAGTGTCTTGCCAAAGATATTTGCCCAATATTCAGCTTTTCGATTTAAACCCTTCACATTCCTTTCTCAAAAAGAAGAGTTAGTCAGTTCTATTGCTACTAAGATCAAAGACTTACCATCACTGATTTCTTCCTTCAAAATTAAACCCAAATTTGCACTCGAAGCAAAGTTAGTTGAACTGCGACACGAGGAGACATTTATTGGTCTGTTTCTACGGTTAGAAACTCGTTGGGAAATCCTTGCATCTCTGAGCGATCTACAAAATGCAGGAGTTAATCTTCAGGATCTATATGTTGTTCGTCGCCAACCTCAACCAGGACAACGCCGTTTGGTTGGAAAAATCAGCCACATCTATGAAAAAACGGTCAACTTATTAGAATCATTCGATGGAATTACTTCTATCAATGAAGATGAAGTATGGCTAGAAGGCTCCAAAGCGTCTTTTGTCCGTTGCCTCAAAACATTGCTGGGAGATAAATATGATGCTTTTGAATCAGAAAGATTGATTCAGGAAGCTAATTTTTTAACTGGCCCTGCACTAGACAATATTTTGATTCGCATGGAGACTTTTCTAGCAAAAAAATCTCCTATGCAGCTTGCACCTAATTTATTTGGGTATATTAGAGATCGTATTGAAGCAGTGAATGATGATAGTTATCAAACGGTGATTTCTGCTTCACCAGTAGAGTACTGCTTTGATGCGGCCCGAACAAAACGAAACCTATACGCTTGGAAAGGAATTGAGAAATATGGGCCTTTTAGTCGTGAGATTTTCTCAAAAAAATCCCCAGAAATATTGGTTCTTTTTCCAGATACCGTTCAGGGTGCAGTGGAAAATTTTTTAAAAGCATTTCGAGACGGAATTAGTATCAAGAAAAAAGTATTTCAAGATGGGATTGAATATTGGGAGGAAAACTCCAAATACTCAGGTGGATTTGCCAAAATTTTTGGTCTTGTTAATCCTAAGTTGACTCTACGGCAAATTCCCTGGCTCAATAGTAAACAGAAACCGCCAGCAGTCGCTTATAGAGAAGCTGTGGCGCAGGTTTTAGAAAAAACCATGCCAGATGCAGCTATTGTTATTCTCTTAGACGAACATGCAAGGCTTCCAGACCCAGAAAATCCATATCTTCAGTCCAAAGCTCTGTTACTAATGGCTGGAATCCCTGTGCAAGGCATTCGGGCATCTACTCTAGGGCAATCACGTTATTCACTGCAATACACGCTGCAAAATCTCAGTGTTGCTCTCTACGCCAAAATGAACGGGTTGCCTTGGACAGTAGATCATGACCTCACAATTAGTGATGAACTTGTCATCGGCATAGGAAACTGTGAACTTTCTGGGAGTCGCTTCTTTGAGCGACAAAGGTTTGTAGGTATCACAACAGTTTTTAGAGGTGATGGGAACTACCTCTTGGGCAATCTTTCCCAAGAGTGTTCTTATTCTGAATATCCAAATATTTTGAAAACATCTACTGTATCAATTTTACAGGACATTAAGCGACGCAACGGTTGGCAACCAGGAGATACTGTTCGCCTTGTATTTCATGCTGCTAGACCTTTCAAAAACCTTGATGTTGCAGATATTGTCGCACAGTGCGTTGCGGAGGTTGGAGAAGAACAAAACATTGAATTTGCTTTCCTAACAGTTTCTCACGAACACCCGTTTACCCTGTTAGATAAGTCGCAACAAGGTATTGTTATGAAAGATGGTGCTAAAAAAGGACAATTAGCACCACAGCGAGGCATAATTGTGCAACTAGGAAGATATACCCGACTTTTGTGTACTAATAGTGCAGCACTAGTAAAAATGCCGCGATCGCCTTTACCAACCCCTTTATTAATTCACCTACACCCACAGTCCACTTATCGGGACTTGACGTATCTTTCCGAGCAAGTGCTAAAGTTTACATCATTATCGTGGCGCTCCTTGCTTCCAGCTAGCAAACCAGTGACTATCTATTACTCTGAACTAATTGCCGAACTACTTGCCCGCCTTCGCAATATTCGAGATTGGTCACCTGCATTGCTCAATATCAAACTTCGTGCAAGCAAGTGGTTTCTATGA